One Sporomusaceae bacterium ACPt DNA window includes the following coding sequences:
- the rpmA gene encoding 50S ribosomal protein L27, producing MEKFKLHSFDLQLFAHKKGVGSSRNGRDSEAKRLGVKRHAGEVVTAGSILVRQRGTHFHPGNNVGIGKDDTLFAKVPGKVSFERKGRYDRQVSVYPVAEEAIM from the coding sequence ATGGAAAAATTCAAACTGCATTCTTTTGACTTACAGTTATTTGCTCATAAAAAAGGTGTGGGCAGTTCCCGCAACGGCCGCGACAGTGAGGCTAAGCGCCTGGGCGTTAAACGTCACGCCGGTGAAGTTGTCACTGCAGGCAGCATTCTGGTCCGCCAGCGTGGTACTCATTTCCATCCCGGTAATAACGTCGGTATTGGCAAAGACGATACCTTGTTTGCTAAAGTTCCCGGCAAAGTGTCTTTTGAACGTAAAGGCCGTTATGACCGTCAAGTTAGTGTGTATCCTGTAGCTGAAGAAGCCATCATGTAA
- a CDS encoding RNA-binding protein: protein MQDNASILTGKQKRFLRALGSTLDPVVQIGKGGIVNTVVESAAQALAAREIIKVRVLQNSPEEPKAAITALAQATGAELVQVIGRNGLLYKRNEEKSKIELP from the coding sequence TTGCAAGATAACGCAAGCATACTAACAGGCAAGCAAAAACGGTTTTTGCGGGCGCTCGGCAGCACGCTTGACCCTGTTGTTCAAATTGGGAAAGGCGGCATCGTAAACACTGTCGTTGAAAGTGCCGCACAAGCTTTGGCGGCCAGGGAGATTATTAAAGTTCGGGTATTGCAAAACAGTCCGGAAGAACCTAAAGCAGCTATTACTGCGCTGGCTCAAGCCACCGGCGCCGAATTGGTGCAAGTAATTGGCCGTAATGGTTTATTATATAAGAGAAATGAGGAAAAATCCAAGATAGAACTGCCTTAA
- the nadD gene encoding putative nicotinate-nucleotide adenylyltransferase — protein MSHTKTKIGIMGGTFDPIHIGHLVTAEAVRIEYNLDKVLFVPASNPPHKQGSLVTPAIHRYIMTVMATYSNPHFFVSGIELERSGLSYTIDTVRALIDCYGANTEFYFITGADAVKDLPSWREIENLLDLCYFVAATRPGCISYIDEVIKQFGAKGRRSIHRLATPELEISSTDIRERVKKGRSIKYIVPESVEDYIYKEGLYR, from the coding sequence ATGTCGCACACAAAGACTAAAATTGGGATTATGGGCGGAACATTTGACCCCATTCATATCGGGCACCTGGTAACAGCTGAAGCGGTTCGCATCGAATATAACCTTGACAAAGTGTTGTTTGTTCCTGCCAGTAATCCGCCGCATAAGCAGGGGTCATTAGTTACACCGGCAATTCACCGTTATATTATGACAGTTATGGCTACCTACTCTAACCCGCACTTTTTTGTGTCCGGCATTGAGCTTGAACGTTCCGGGCTCTCGTATACAATTGATACCGTTAGAGCACTTATTGATTGTTATGGCGCCAATACCGAGTTTTATTTCATTACCGGCGCTGATGCTGTTAAAGATTTGCCGAGTTGGCGGGAAATTGAAAACCTGTTAGATTTGTGCTATTTTGTGGCCGCTACCCGTCCGGGGTGTATCAGCTATATTGATGAGGTAATCAAACAATTTGGCGCCAAAGGGCGACGCAGTATTCATCGTCTGGCCACGCCCGAACTGGAAATATCATCAACTGACATCAGGGAACGGGTTAAAAAAGGACGGTCGATTAAGTACATAGTACCCGAAAGTGTGGAAGATTATATTTACAAAGAAGGACTCTACCGTTAA
- the obg gene encoding GTPase Obg, with the protein MFIDRAKITVKAGSGGNGMSSFRREKYVPKGGPSGGDGGRGGNVVLIGDANLNTLIDFRYKRQFKADNGANGQSSNMHGRSADDLLVKVPPGTIVKDEATGQVLGDITEPGQQIVVAKGGRGGRGNARFVNSVHRAPTFAELGEPGEERVLLLELKLLADVGLVGYPSVGKSSILAMVSAAKPEIAAYHFTTLSPVLGVVSIAQGQNFVLADIPGLIEGAHAGIGLGHDFLRHVERTKVLIHVIDVSGMEGRDPIDDYHKINNELKLYNEKLSKRPQIIAANKMDLPEAQENYKRVADYMAGLGHEIYPISAATGDGLPALMQRAAQLLAEYVEEPEEIEEAKVYEAKPEDEFSIRRDDDGAYIVEGEGIEKLVAMTRFGDDEGVRRFQAIWRRLGIEEELRVRGIQEGDTVRIRDMEFEFRP; encoded by the coding sequence ATGTTTATCGACAGAGCCAAAATTACCGTGAAAGCGGGCAGCGGCGGCAACGGCATGTCAAGTTTCCGCAGGGAAAAATACGTTCCTAAAGGCGGGCCAAGCGGTGGGGACGGTGGCCGCGGCGGCAATGTCGTGTTAATTGGCGATGCCAACCTGAACACGCTTATTGATTTCCGTTATAAACGGCAGTTTAAAGCCGATAACGGTGCTAACGGTCAATCCAGCAACATGCATGGCCGCAGTGCCGATGACCTCTTAGTTAAAGTGCCGCCGGGAACTATAGTTAAAGATGAAGCGACCGGTCAAGTTCTTGGCGATATTACCGAACCAGGTCAGCAGATCGTAGTCGCCAAAGGCGGCCGTGGCGGCCGCGGTAACGCTCGTTTTGTCAACAGCGTCCATAGGGCGCCTACCTTTGCCGAACTGGGCGAACCGGGCGAAGAACGAGTGCTTTTATTGGAACTAAAACTACTTGCTGACGTTGGCCTTGTTGGCTATCCAAGCGTGGGCAAGTCGAGCATTCTCGCCATGGTATCAGCTGCAAAACCTGAGATTGCCGCGTATCATTTTACCACTTTGTCGCCGGTACTGGGGGTGGTCAGCATTGCCCAGGGACAAAACTTTGTGTTGGCTGACATCCCGGGATTAATTGAAGGAGCGCACGCGGGAATTGGGCTGGGGCATGATTTTCTCCGCCATGTCGAGCGTACCAAAGTGCTCATTCATGTTATTGATGTTTCCGGCATGGAAGGCCGCGATCCTATTGACGACTATCATAAAATTAACAATGAACTTAAGTTGTATAACGAAAAACTATCCAAACGGCCGCAAATTATTGCCGCCAATAAGATGGACCTGCCTGAAGCCCAGGAGAATTATAAGCGGGTGGCTGATTATATGGCTGGCTTAGGTCATGAGATTTATCCAATCTCTGCCGCCACCGGCGATGGGTTGCCGGCTCTCATGCAACGGGCGGCGCAGCTCCTGGCTGAGTATGTTGAGGAGCCTGAAGAAATTGAAGAGGCCAAGGTTTATGAAGCCAAGCCTGAAGATGAGTTTAGCATCAGGCGGGACGATGACGGCGCCTATATTGTTGAAGGCGAAGGCATTGAAAAGCTGGTAGCTATGACTAGGTTTGGCGATGACGAAGGTGTCCGCCGGTTCCAGGCCATATGGCGCAGATTGGGGATAGAAGAGGAACTTCGGGTACGTGGCATTCAGGAAGGCGATACTGTCCGGATCCGTGATATGGAATTTGAGTTTAGACCGTAG
- the rplU gene encoding 50S ribosomal protein L21, translated as MYAIIETGGKQYRVAEGDMLTIEKIEAAEGQTVEFDRVLTVVKDGEVVIGKPLVTDAKVTAQVVSHGKGKKILVFKYKAKSNYRRRQGHRQPFTKVRIEKIFA; from the coding sequence ATGTACGCTATTATCGAAACCGGTGGTAAACAATACCGCGTTGCCGAAGGCGATATGCTCACTATCGAGAAGATTGAAGCCGCTGAGGGGCAGACTGTTGAGTTTGATCGTGTTCTGACTGTGGTAAAAGATGGTGAAGTAGTTATCGGCAAACCGTTGGTAACTGACGCTAAAGTTACCGCTCAAGTAGTGTCCCATGGTAAAGGTAAGAAGATTTTGGTTTTTAAGTATAAAGCAAAATCCAACTACCGTCGTCGTCAAGGTCATCGTCAGCCGTTCACAAAAGTTCGTATTGAAAAAATTTTTGCTTAA
- the proB gene encoding Glutamate 5-kinase — protein sequence MLTRKNLADAKRIVVKVGTSTLTHATGKLNLLRIEKLARELSDLANQGKQIILVTSGAVGAGMDRLGLKEKPKTIPEKQAAAAVGQGILLHIYEKMFGEYGQIVAQVLLTRADSVNRKRYTNSRNTLIALLNQGVIPIINENDAVAIDELKIGDNDTLSAMVASIIDADLLIILSDVEGVYTANPQTEPNATLLSEITDITPDIEELAGGPGTLRGTGGMYTKIQAAKIAVNSGVTMVIASGGRDGVVREVLQGNKVGTIFISKENRLQIRKRWLAFGVTVSGRVTVDKGCEQALLTGGSSLLAAGIVEVEGDFELGNTVSIVSGSGRELARGITNYSAEDVKKIMGVHTNEISDILGFKTYDEVVHRDNMVLLV from the coding sequence ATGCTTACCAGAAAAAACCTCGCCGATGCGAAACGCATTGTTGTCAAGGTGGGTACCAGCACGTTGACTCATGCTACCGGTAAACTAAACCTGCTTAGAATTGAGAAATTAGCTCGTGAATTATCTGACCTTGCCAATCAGGGCAAACAGATTATCCTGGTTACTTCCGGCGCGGTTGGCGCCGGGATGGACCGTTTGGGATTAAAAGAGAAACCCAAGACCATTCCGGAAAAACAGGCGGCCGCTGCCGTTGGTCAAGGTATCCTGCTCCATATCTATGAAAAAATGTTTGGAGAATATGGCCAAATTGTGGCTCAGGTGCTGCTTACACGCGCCGACTCGGTTAACCGCAAGCGCTATACCAACTCCCGCAATACGTTAATAGCGCTCCTAAATCAGGGTGTCATTCCCATTATCAATGAAAATGATGCCGTGGCTATCGACGAACTTAAAATTGGCGACAATGATACACTTTCCGCCATGGTTGCCAGCATTATTGACGCCGATTTGCTGATAATTTTGTCAGATGTTGAAGGCGTGTACACAGCTAATCCCCAGACCGAACCCAATGCCACACTGCTAAGCGAAATTACCGACATTACTCCTGATATCGAAGAATTGGCCGGTGGGCCGGGGACACTCCGTGGCACAGGTGGTATGTACACCAAAATTCAGGCTGCGAAAATTGCTGTTAACTCTGGTGTAACTATGGTCATTGCTTCAGGTGGCAGAGACGGCGTTGTTCGCGAAGTGCTGCAAGGAAACAAAGTGGGCACTATTTTTATCTCCAAAGAAAATCGTTTACAAATTCGAAAACGCTGGTTGGCTTTCGGTGTTACCGTAAGCGGCAGGGTGACAGTGGATAAAGGCTGTGAGCAGGCACTGCTAACCGGTGGTTCAAGCCTGCTGGCTGCCGGGATTGTAGAAGTTGAAGGTGATTTTGAACTAGGCAACACTGTTAGTATTGTAAGCGGCAGTGGCCGGGAATTGGCCCGGGGCATTACCAACTACAGCGCTGAAGACGTAAAAAAAATCATGGGTGTTCACACTAATGAAATTAGCGATATATTGGGTTTTAAGACATATGATGAAGTTGTCCACCGCGATAACATGGTTTTATTGGTATAA
- the proA gene encoding Gamma-glutamyl phosphate reductase: MDYMAELAEKGAIAKQAARKLAALSTSVKNKALLAMADALETGYSTIVAANAKDVERAEAGGMAKPLIDRLLLNQARIQAMAEGVRQIAALPDPVGESLSGWVRPNGLNITKVRVPLGVIGIIYEARPNVTVDAAGLCLKAGNAVILRGGSEAINSNTAVTAVIAEAAYAAGVPEGAIQLVETTDRQAVAAMLKLNKYLDVIIPRGGAGLIKTVVENSTVPVIETGTGVCHTFVDATADLAMAQDIAFNAKVSRPGVCNAMETLLVHQAIAADFLPAMLERYHQAGVDLRGCPETMKYHQAVKPATEEDWAAEFLDLILAVRVVGNLDAALEHIAAYSTRHSEAIVTRDYDNARRFQQEVDAAAVYVNASTRFTDGFEFGFGAEIGISTQKLHARGPMGLPELTSIKYVVNGNGQIR, from the coding sequence ATGGACTATATGGCTGAGCTTGCCGAAAAAGGCGCGATAGCTAAACAAGCAGCGAGAAAACTGGCAGCGTTGTCTACATCGGTAAAGAACAAGGCGCTTTTAGCTATGGCTGACGCCCTGGAGACCGGGTATAGCACAATTGTTGCCGCTAACGCTAAAGATGTTGAGCGGGCCGAAGCCGGCGGCATGGCTAAACCGCTTATTGACCGGCTGTTATTAAACCAAGCCAGAATACAAGCCATGGCCGAAGGGGTACGACAGATCGCCGCTCTGCCTGACCCGGTGGGTGAAAGCCTATCAGGCTGGGTTAGACCTAATGGCCTTAACATCACCAAAGTGCGTGTGCCGCTTGGTGTTATTGGCATTATCTATGAAGCCCGTCCTAATGTTACCGTTGATGCCGCCGGGCTGTGCCTAAAGGCAGGCAATGCCGTCATTTTACGCGGGGGTTCAGAAGCCATCAACTCGAATACTGCTGTTACTGCCGTTATTGCTGAGGCTGCCTATGCCGCCGGTGTGCCGGAGGGCGCTATTCAGCTTGTCGAGACTACTGACCGTCAGGCTGTGGCTGCAATGCTTAAACTTAATAAATATCTGGATGTAATTATTCCGCGCGGCGGGGCCGGACTTATTAAAACTGTAGTGGAAAACAGCACTGTTCCGGTAATTGAGACAGGCACCGGTGTCTGTCACACCTTTGTTGATGCAACTGCCGATTTGGCCATGGCCCAAGACATTGCTTTCAATGCCAAAGTTTCGCGTCCTGGCGTGTGTAATGCCATGGAAACACTATTAGTACACCAGGCGATAGCTGCCGATTTTTTACCTGCTATGCTGGAGCGGTATCACCAAGCCGGCGTTGACCTGCGCGGCTGCCCTGAGACTATGAAATACCATCAAGCTGTAAAGCCAGCTACTGAAGAAGATTGGGCTGCTGAATTCTTAGACCTTATCCTGGCGGTACGAGTGGTGGGCAACCTGGACGCGGCGCTTGAGCATATTGCCGCTTACAGCACCCGGCATTCTGAGGCTATTGTTACCCGCGATTATGATAACGCCCGGCGGTTTCAGCAGGAAGTTGACGCCGCTGCCGTTTATGTCAATGCTTCAACCCGCTTTACTGACGGTTTTGAATTCGGCTTTGGCGCCGAAATCGGCATTAGTACACAAAAGCTTCATGCCAGAGGTCCGATGGGTTTGCCTGAGCTCACCAGCATTAAGTATGTTGTCAACGGCAATGGGCAAATACGGTAA